Proteins co-encoded in one Quercus robur chromosome 8, dhQueRobu3.1, whole genome shotgun sequence genomic window:
- the LOC126696632 gene encoding serine/threonine-protein phosphatase 7 long form homolog, which produces MAAANAGRIDYTQPGPIDDSVLSQQATHRSEAIWNGRDPGSITCRSRSSEFSKQPPMVDDRVRNIITTVGLEGLLWVPGREIDNGLITALVERWRPETHTFHMPHGEVTITLQDVEVLLGLPVDGDAITGSTQKTWVDVCRDFLGFRPVTQNNHKQLDGQRILINRLLEEVANPLPPDAEEDQLHKYARCYILALLGDTIFMDKSGDRVHLMWVQQLEDLHNPRRYSWGSACLAWLYRELCRASEDTSQIGGCLLLLQYWAWARFPYLCPTVERGPPVGAYGPPVRGPLSLNWWLWVPNKKNRPAHIFRDRYREQLASMLPNQVVWQPYEAHFNDLPPWCVAGRAVWTATVPLVCFHLVEKHTPDRVVRQFGMIQEIPEAVNTDRVLHGIDLRGKIGVNWMQKHAVHILEWGNRFYRRCEAVLGDMPPEHDYHDWFKRVTRRFIDRPGAVVTLLIEGYVRLLRRHLVGTEDHNDITEVLTAVQAMTRVQPPIPEAPIKEAAMPTGPSTSAAPAECQSRPPVATPQLLPTPDPSASTPHASASPTIPSSTPHPSPTVTIPSPNPHSAPTPTIPSPSPHPAPTPTIPSPTPHPSPCPTIPPPTPLPCSGSDVRPPTPQSFLQLSPIPSFDLGTPPDMQQEPPSHSSFSTPSSAIDPPHVQAEQAVGLPTAAEGRPKRISKAPPCGIGGHKHGHNVGPEASDEGHARPPPHYTRRRKIQKR; this is translated from the exons aTGGCTGCTGCAAATGCTGGACGCATTGACTATACACAGCCTGGACCCATTGACGACTCGGTGTTGTCACAGCAGGCGACGCATCGGTCCGAAGCTATTTGGAATGGGCGG GATCCAGGGTCCATTACCTGCCGTAGTCGTAGTTCAGAGTTCTCCAAGCAACCTCCAATGGTGGACGACCGAGTGAGGAACATCATCACCACAGTTGGTTTGGAGGGACTCCTGTGGGTCCCGGGTAGAGAGATTGACAATGGCCTGATAACGGCCTTAGTGGAGCGATGGCGGCCCGAGACTCACACCTTTCACATGCCACATGGTGAGGTGACCATCACATTGCAGGATGTGGAGGTTCTTCTCGGGCTTCCTGTTGATGGTGACGCTATAACAGGGAGCACACAAAAAACTTGGGTGGATGTGTGCCGGGACTTCCTTGGCTTTCGACCTGTAACTCAAAACAACCATAAGCAACTTGATGGGCAGAGGATTCTCATCAACCGCCTTTTGGAGGAAGTTGCTAACCCATTGCCGCCTGATGCTGAAGAGGATCAGCTGCATAAGTACGCACGATGCTACATCCTAGCGCTATTGGGGGACACAATATTCATGGACAAATCCGGCGATAGGGTGCATCTAATGTGGGTGCAGCAGTTGGAAGACCTTCACAACCCACGGAGGTACAGTTGGGGAAGTGCTTGCCTTGCATGGTTGTATCGAGAGCTATGCAGGGCAAGCGAGGACACCAGTCAGATTGGTGGGTGCTTGCTGTTGCTCCAGTACTGGGCATGGGCCAGGTTCCCCTATTTGTGCCCGACAGTTGAGCGAGGCCCGCCAGTGGGTGCTTATGGTCCTCCAGTTCGTGGTCCACTATCCCTGAA CTG GTGGTTGTGGgtcccaaacaagaaaaataggcCCGCCCACATCTTCAGGGACAGGTATCGCGAGCAACTAGCTTCCATGTTGCCAAACCAG GTGGTGTGGCAGCCATATGAAGCTCATTTTAACGACCTCCCGCCGTGGTGTGTTGCAGGGAGGGCCGTATGGACGGCAACGGTGCCGCTTGTATGTTTCCACCTAGTAGAGAAACATACACCGGATCGTGTTGTTCGTCAATTCGGGATGATCCAAGAAATTCCCGAAGCTGTTAACACTGACAGAGTGCTTCATGGCATTGATTTGAGGGGGAAGATCGGTGTTAATTGGATGCAGAAACATGCTGTGCATATCCTTGAGTGGGGTAATCGCTTTTATCGGCGTTGTGAAGCAGTGCTTGGTGATATGCCTCCAGAGCACGATTACCACGACTGGTTCAAAAGGGTGACTCGGAGGTTCATCGATAGGCCTGGTGCTGTAGTGACTCTGCTG ATTGAAGGATACGTCCGTTTGTTGAGGCGTCATCTAGTGGGCACGGAGGACCACAATGACATTACTGAGGTGCTGACGGCAGTGCAGGCGATGACACGTGTCCAACCTCCTATCCCTGAGGCCCCGATTAAGGAGGCAGCTATGCCTACCGGCCCAAGCACGAGCGCAGCTCCAGCCGAATGTCAATCCCGTCCGCCTGTTGCTACCCCTCAGCTTCTCCCTACCCCCGATCCCTCTGCATCCACCCCACATGCATCCGCCagccccaccatcccttcatCCACCCCACATCCATCCCCTACCGTCACCATCCCTTCACCCAACCCACATTCAGCTCCTACgcccaccatcccttcacctAGCCCACATCCAGCCCCTACgcccaccatcccttcacccaCCCCCCATCCATCTCCTTGCCCCACCATCCCTCCACCCACCCCACTTCCTTGTTCTGGCTCTGACGTCCGTCCACCCACCCCACAGTCATTTCTTCAGCTGTCACCCATTCCATCCTTTGACCTGGGTACCCCACCTGACATGCAGCAGGAGCCACCCTCCCATAGTTCGTTTAGTACCCCTTCTTCAGCCATTGACCCACCCCATGTTCAGGCTGAGCAGGCGGTTGGGTTACCTACAGCGGCTGAAGGTCGGCCTAAACGCATATCAAAGGCACCTCCGTGTGGGATAGGGGGGCACAAACATGGACACAATGTTGGGCCCGAGGCATCTGACGAAGGACATGCAAGACCTCCTCCTCATTATACGAGACGGCGTAAGATTCAAAAAAG GTGA